The Paracoccus sp. MA genome contains a region encoding:
- the fdxA gene encoding ferredoxin FdxA, with translation MTYVVTENCIMCKYTDCVEVCPVDCFYEGENTLVIHPDECIDCGVCEPECPADAIRPDTEPDMEKWVEFNRKYAESWPVITRKKDPMPGYQEMDGQPGKLEKYFSEAPGEGD, from the coding sequence ATGACCTATGTCGTCACCGAAAACTGCATCATGTGCAAATACACCGACTGCGTCGAGGTGTGTCCCGTGGACTGTTTCTATGAAGGCGAGAACACGCTGGTCATCCATCCCGATGAATGCATCGATTGCGGCGTCTGCGAACCGGAATGTCCGGCCGATGCGATTCGCCCCGATACCGAACCCGACATGGAGAAATGGGTCGAGTTCAACCGCAAATATGCCGAGTCCTGGCCGGTGATCACCCGCAAGAAGGACCCGATGCCCGGCTATCAGGAGATGGACGGCCAGCCCGGCAAGCTTGAGAAATACTTCTCGGAAGCCCCGGGCGAGGGCGATTGA